One Gossypium raimondii isolate GPD5lz chromosome 3, ASM2569854v1, whole genome shotgun sequence genomic window carries:
- the LOC105796098 gene encoding 3'-5' exonuclease, translating into MNDDYITISPHFNPDPYRFRTYTVTFFSTPIITTVTTTPSVVRNWLFRVLRLHSIRRHRLVVGLGVQWSPYSSLAHSAAATLQLCIGHQCLIFQLLHADTVPLSLRRFLSDPRNTFVGVWNHSDIAMLLRSEHRLSVSRVVDARHVAAERNGLSSQLSMEKLAEILLGAPDVRKPQSIGVSNWNDYRLSLEQIQYACVDAYVSFELGRVLQVWNW; encoded by the coding sequence ATGAATGATGACTACATCACCATCTCGCCCCATTTCAACCCAGACCCATACAGATTCCGAACTTACACGGTAACTTTCTTCTCAACTCCCATTATCACCACAGTCACCACCACCCCATCTGTTGTCCGCAACTGGCTCTTCAGAGTCCTTCGTCTCCACAGTATCCGTCGCCACAGGCTCGTCGTCGGCCTCGGGGTTCAATGGAGCCCTTACTCTTCCCTCGCCCACTCTGCAGCAGCCACTCTTCAACTTTGCATCGGACATCAATGCCTCATCTTCCAACTCCTACATGCAGATACCGTGCCCTTATCTCTCCGTCGCTTCTTGAGTGATCCTCGTAATACTTTCGTCGGAGTTTGGAACCATAGTGACATAGCTATGTTGTTGAGGTCTGAGCATAGGCTTTCAGTTTCCAGGGTGGTTGATGCTCGTCATGTTGCTGCTGAGAGAAATGGGTTGAGTTCACAGTTGTCTATGGAGAAGTTGGCTGAGATACTTTTGGGTGCTCCTGATGTTAGGAAGCCTCAAAGTATTGGGGTCAGTAATTGGAATGATTATCGGCTTTCTTTAGAGCAAATCCAGTATGCTTGTGTTGATGCTTATGTTAGTTTTGAATTGGGGAGGGTATTGCAAGTTTGGAATTGGTAG
- the LOC105796918 gene encoding nuclear poly(A) polymerase 3 isoform X1, with product MKEERSLSLLQLMVNEGLVPSPEEEENRKTFIEKLKQIVVAWVKRVAWQRRLPKQDIAVSSATLLTYGSYGLGVHGSESDIDALCVGPYFATMVDDFFIVLYNMLKSRPEVSEIYCVKDVKVPLMRFVFDGILIDLPFVQLKILVVPENLDILNPVFLRDIDETGWKSLSRVLANTQICRLVPDLKKFQSMLRCVKFWAKRRGVYGNLNGFLGGIHLAILAAFVCQCDPFVGLSALISHFFKKFAFWPWPRPVELQDETLHPTLNPTETRLYMPIRLPFSSYEYCHSNITKSTFYKIRTEFLRGHNLTKDLLKFDFDWHNVLEPFPYTKKYAWFLKIFLSASKQDELGDWVGWIKSRFCCLLFKLEEVQGLCDPNPTEYIDVNIADPHVIFYWGLQAGKTNAIDIKSVKDVFWRNISTGYQGPFGKIELSIVKASQVPKSAQFDTLSQKRKKACWKMMDYHQRRIPIYSQHVPQYIVGYVSTNGDPEYPSAGV from the exons atgaaagaggaAAGATCACTCTCACTTCTTCAG TTAATGGTGAATGAAGGACTGGTGCCATCTccagaagaagaagagaataggAAAACTTTCATTGAAAAACTTAAACAA ATTGTAGTGGCGTGGGTTAAGCGAGTAGCTTGGCAACGTCGGCTTCCTAAACAAGACATAGCCGTTAGCAGTGCTACCTTATTAACATATGGCTCTTATGGCCTTGGG GTTCATGGTTCAGAGTCAGACATTGATGCTTTATGTGTCGGTCCTTACTTTGCCACCATGGTA GATGATTTCTTTATTGTtctatataacatgcttaagaGCAGACCTGAGGTATCTGAGATTTATtgtgtaaaagatgtaaaagtcCCACTAATGCGTTTTGTGTTCGATGGAATCTTGATAGATCTTCCCTTTGTGCagcttaaaattttagttgttcCAGAG AATTTAGACATTTTAAATCCTGTGTTTTTGAGAGATATTGATGAAACTGGTTGGAAAAGCTTGTCCAGGGTGCTCGCAAACACACAGATTTGTCGGCTTGTTCCGGACTTGAAG AAATTCCAGTCAATGTTACGATGTGTCAAATTTTGGGCAAAGAGACGAGGAGTGTATGGTAAT CTAAATGGGTTTCTTGGAGGAATTCATTTGGCAATTCTTGCTGCTTTTGTTTGTCAATGTGATCCATTTGTGGGTTTGAGTGCTCTAATTTCacatttcttcaaaaaatttGCTTTTTGGCCTTGGCCTAGACCGGTTGAACTGCAAGATGAAACGTTACATCCTACTCTAAATCCCACAGAGACGCGGTTATATATGCCCATTCGATTGCCATTTAGTTCTTATGAATATTGCCATTCAAACATCACTAAAAGCACATTCTATAAAATCAGAACTGAGTTTCTTCGTGGCCATAACTTAACCAAG GATCTTCTGaagtttgattttgattggcaCAATGTATTGGAGCCTTTTCCTTACACAAAGAAATATGCTTggtttctcaaaatttttctttcagCTTCTAAGCAGGATGAGCTTGGAGACTGGGTGGGTTGGATAAAGTCTCGCTTTTGCTGTCTTCTCTTCAAG CTAGAGGAGGTACAGGGTCTTTGTGACCCGAATCCCACAGAATACATCGATGTCAACATAGCAGATCCACATGTCATTTTCTACTGGGGCTTACAAGCAGGCAAAACTAATGCCATAGACATCAAATCCGTGAAGGATGTTTTCTGGAGGAATATCAGTACCGGGTATCAAGGCCCTTTCGGAAAAATAGAGTTATCTATTGTGAAAGCCTCTCAAGTTCCCAAGTCTGCTCAATTCGATACCTTGAgccagaaaagaaaaaaagcttgTTGGAAGATGATGGACTACCATCAACGAAGGATCCCTATATACTCGCAGCATGTTCCGCAATATATTGTTGGGTACGTATCGACAAATGGGGACCCTGAGTACCCAAGTGCTGGGGTATAG
- the LOC105796918 gene encoding nuclear poly(A) polymerase 3 isoform X2, whose protein sequence is MKEERSLSLLQLMVNEGLVPSPEEEENRKTFIEKLKQIVVAWVKRVAWQRRLPKQDIAVSSATLLTYGSYGLGVHGSESDIDALCVGPYFATMVDDFFIVLYNMLKSRPEVSEIYCVKDVKVPLMRFVFDGILIDLPFVQLKILVVPENLDILNPVFLRDIDETGWKSLSRVLANTQICRLVPDLKSMLRCVKFWAKRRGVYGNLNGFLGGIHLAILAAFVCQCDPFVGLSALISHFFKKFAFWPWPRPVELQDETLHPTLNPTETRLYMPIRLPFSSYEYCHSNITKSTFYKIRTEFLRGHNLTKDLLKFDFDWHNVLEPFPYTKKYAWFLKIFLSASKQDELGDWVGWIKSRFCCLLFKLEEVQGLCDPNPTEYIDVNIADPHVIFYWGLQAGKTNAIDIKSVKDVFWRNISTGYQGPFGKIELSIVKASQVPKSAQFDTLSQKRKKACWKMMDYHQRRIPIYSQHVPQYIVGYVSTNGDPEYPSAGV, encoded by the exons atgaaagaggaAAGATCACTCTCACTTCTTCAG TTAATGGTGAATGAAGGACTGGTGCCATCTccagaagaagaagagaataggAAAACTTTCATTGAAAAACTTAAACAA ATTGTAGTGGCGTGGGTTAAGCGAGTAGCTTGGCAACGTCGGCTTCCTAAACAAGACATAGCCGTTAGCAGTGCTACCTTATTAACATATGGCTCTTATGGCCTTGGG GTTCATGGTTCAGAGTCAGACATTGATGCTTTATGTGTCGGTCCTTACTTTGCCACCATGGTA GATGATTTCTTTATTGTtctatataacatgcttaagaGCAGACCTGAGGTATCTGAGATTTATtgtgtaaaagatgtaaaagtcCCACTAATGCGTTTTGTGTTCGATGGAATCTTGATAGATCTTCCCTTTGTGCagcttaaaattttagttgttcCAGAG AATTTAGACATTTTAAATCCTGTGTTTTTGAGAGATATTGATGAAACTGGTTGGAAAAGCTTGTCCAGGGTGCTCGCAAACACACAGATTTGTCGGCTTGTTCCGGACTTGAAG TCAATGTTACGATGTGTCAAATTTTGGGCAAAGAGACGAGGAGTGTATGGTAAT CTAAATGGGTTTCTTGGAGGAATTCATTTGGCAATTCTTGCTGCTTTTGTTTGTCAATGTGATCCATTTGTGGGTTTGAGTGCTCTAATTTCacatttcttcaaaaaatttGCTTTTTGGCCTTGGCCTAGACCGGTTGAACTGCAAGATGAAACGTTACATCCTACTCTAAATCCCACAGAGACGCGGTTATATATGCCCATTCGATTGCCATTTAGTTCTTATGAATATTGCCATTCAAACATCACTAAAAGCACATTCTATAAAATCAGAACTGAGTTTCTTCGTGGCCATAACTTAACCAAG GATCTTCTGaagtttgattttgattggcaCAATGTATTGGAGCCTTTTCCTTACACAAAGAAATATGCTTggtttctcaaaatttttctttcagCTTCTAAGCAGGATGAGCTTGGAGACTGGGTGGGTTGGATAAAGTCTCGCTTTTGCTGTCTTCTCTTCAAG CTAGAGGAGGTACAGGGTCTTTGTGACCCGAATCCCACAGAATACATCGATGTCAACATAGCAGATCCACATGTCATTTTCTACTGGGGCTTACAAGCAGGCAAAACTAATGCCATAGACATCAAATCCGTGAAGGATGTTTTCTGGAGGAATATCAGTACCGGGTATCAAGGCCCTTTCGGAAAAATAGAGTTATCTATTGTGAAAGCCTCTCAAGTTCCCAAGTCTGCTCAATTCGATACCTTGAgccagaaaagaaaaaaagcttgTTGGAAGATGATGGACTACCATCAACGAAGGATCCCTATATACTCGCAGCATGTTCCGCAATATATTGTTGGGTACGTATCGACAAATGGGGACCCTGAGTACCCAAGTGCTGGGGTATAG